In a single window of the Mucilaginibacter defluvii genome:
- a CDS encoding putative phage abortive infection protein, with protein MAKVPNHQGKVTFEFILTQFETCIHDLRPFFQLFTYEKICLPAETAKIGCILKQRPDIKPLQLILCDIAYSVVFFGLNKWDREAIKNLYQSVYHPMFLKYVLDYLSRKPHRDSEEYNQWRELQFPLRTAYLEQLTANMAENADHLNVFSETLDRDSKFRHLSFSRPYKFYGGHQFKLGHYYRHLFQTVKYINEQSIFSYPEKYEYSKTLRAQLSTPEQYLLLFNSISRIGRDWELNKLVADATCIDEQLITKYNLVRNVPSVTFLDFLDMRDYYPLVTFEFQPEPEGRDKLEKKYH; from the coding sequence ATGGCTAAAGTACCTAACCACCAGGGCAAGGTCACGTTCGAGTTTATCCTCACACAGTTCGAAACCTGCATTCATGACCTTCGGCCATTCTTCCAGTTGTTTACGTATGAAAAGATATGCTTGCCAGCGGAAACTGCGAAGATAGGCTGTATTTTAAAACAGCGTCCGGACATCAAACCCTTACAACTAATCCTTTGCGATATAGCTTACTCGGTGGTTTTTTTCGGCCTAAACAAGTGGGATCGTGAAGCCATCAAAAATCTATATCAGTCGGTATACCACCCTATGTTTCTTAAGTACGTACTTGATTATTTAAGCCGTAAACCGCACCGAGATTCCGAAGAGTATAATCAATGGCGTGAGCTTCAATTTCCTCTGCGCACAGCTTACTTAGAGCAGTTGACAGCAAACATGGCTGAAAATGCTGACCATTTAAATGTATTTAGCGAAACATTAGATCGGGACAGTAAATTTCGACACCTTTCGTTCAGTCGTCCTTATAAATTTTATGGCGGACACCAGTTCAAGCTCGGGCACTACTACCGACATCTGTTTCAAACAGTCAAATACATCAACGAACAGTCAATCTTTTCATACCCAGAAAAATATGAGTATAGCAAAACACTTCGCGCACAATTGTCAACACCGGAGCAATATCTTCTTCTCTTCAACAGCATATCACGGATCGGCAGGGACTGGGAACTCAACAAACTGGTTGCAGACGCTACCTGTATCGATGAACAACTCATCACCAAATACAACTTGGTCAGGAACGTTCCCTCCGTAACTTTTTTGGATTTTCTAGATATGAGAGACTATTATCCGTTGGTCACTTTTGAATTTCAGCCGGAGCCGGAAGGCAGAGATAAGCTCGAAAAAAAGTACCATTAA
- a CDS encoding helix-turn-helix transcriptional regulator translates to MSTTAEKPNQIHHGRNVKRFREMLGLKQEALAFELGEDWSQKRVSLLEAKETIEEELLAQVAAILKVPVEAIKNFDEEKAINNIQNNYDNSVIHGGPSVNYGCTFNPIEKIVELYDEKIALLERLLASEREKMEFFKGKDA, encoded by the coding sequence ATGAGCACAACAGCAGAAAAACCCAACCAAATCCACCATGGCCGCAACGTTAAACGCTTTCGCGAAATGCTGGGGCTGAAGCAGGAAGCGCTTGCTTTCGAGTTGGGCGAAGACTGGAGCCAAAAAAGGGTTTCCCTGCTGGAAGCAAAAGAAACCATCGAGGAAGAATTACTGGCGCAAGTAGCGGCTATCTTGAAAGTGCCTGTTGAAGCTATAAAGAACTTCGACGAGGAAAAGGCGATTAACAATATTCAAAACAACTATGATAATTCTGTTATACATGGTGGACCCAGCGTAAATTATGGTTGTACTTTCAATCCCATCGAAAAGATTGTGGAACTTTACGACGAAAAAATTGCACTGTTAGAGCGTCTGCTTGCAAGTGAACGTGAAAAGATGGAGTTTTTCAAAGGAAAAGACGCTTAG
- a CDS encoding relaxase/mobilization nuclease domain-containing protein produces MIASQKIGKSFMGALQYNLNKVIHPDKSKRATILDTNFASADLRIIKQEVDLVRSFRPALNRYVYHTSLNFAKEDVLENKQLLAIAHDYLRKSGYDDNQYFIFRHNDADHLHLHLLVNRIRFDGTVVSDSQNFKKSEAILRELEQQYNLITVEPHIGQSTELNNGRTKNPGNIISKNKRPLKAPTKGELEMMERTGGVSEKLLLQEKLSLLLPSRRISIQEFIERCERHGISLLFNQASTGRVSGITYFHNDFKIRGQALGNRFKWNEILKHIDYEQGRDSAAISAANDRTRAKYGQREPAANIGNGHRIEGLPANDKGTDRKDGYQPAAFAGDHTAAGIDRTGIEEKQSQSPSADLLHRADSHPEFDRLDTALNISISDDVDDEAIYGKDRQRQRKARTNRR; encoded by the coding sequence TTGATAGCCAGCCAAAAGATCGGTAAAAGTTTTATGGGTGCTTTGCAGTATAACTTGAATAAGGTAATACATCCTGATAAGAGCAAACGGGCAACCATACTCGACACAAATTTCGCATCTGCTGATTTACGTATTATCAAACAGGAAGTGGATTTGGTGCGCAGCTTCCGGCCTGCTCTGAACAGGTACGTTTATCATACCAGCCTGAACTTTGCTAAAGAAGACGTGCTGGAAAATAAACAGTTGTTAGCTATAGCGCATGATTATTTACGCAAAAGTGGTTACGATGACAATCAGTATTTTATTTTCAGGCATAATGATGCCGACCATTTACACCTTCATTTATTGGTAAACCGCATCCGTTTTGACGGTACCGTTGTTTCCGACAGCCAAAACTTCAAAAAGAGCGAAGCCATACTAAGGGAACTGGAACAGCAGTATAACCTTATAACGGTAGAGCCGCATATCGGGCAATCGACTGAACTGAATAATGGCAGAACTAAAAACCCAGGCAACATCATCTCCAAAAATAAACGCCCTTTAAAAGCACCGACTAAGGGTGAACTGGAAATGATGGAGAGGACTGGCGGCGTATCTGAAAAGCTTTTACTCCAGGAGAAGCTATCGCTTTTACTGCCATCCCGCCGTATCAGCATACAGGAGTTTATTGAGCGTTGCGAGCGGCATGGCATTTCTTTGCTTTTTAACCAGGCATCGACAGGCAGGGTAAGCGGCATTACCTATTTCCACAACGATTTCAAGATACGCGGACAGGCATTGGGGAACCGCTTTAAATGGAATGAGATATTAAAACACATCGACTATGAACAAGGCAGAGACAGCGCGGCGATTAGCGCAGCAAACGATAGGACAAGAGCAAAGTACGGCCAGCGGGAACCCGCAGCAAACATCGGCAATGGACACCGCATTGAAGGACTTCCTGCAAACGATAAAGGAACTGACCGAAAAGACGGCTATCAACCAGCCGCTTTTGCGGGAGATCATACAGCGGCAGGAATCGATAGAACGGGAATTGAAGAAAAGCAAAGCCAATCACCGAGTGCAGATTTACTTCATAGGGCTGACAGCCATCCTGAATTTGATAGGCTGGACACTGCTTTGAACATCAGTATTAGCGACGACGTGGATGACGAGGCGATTTATGGGAAAGACCGCCAAAGGCAGCGAAAGGCCAGAACTAACAGGCGATAG
- a CDS encoding helix-turn-helix transcriptional regulator encodes MELPSIEDFYNELGEKIKVERLRQRISQEELAEYLNLTRSSIINLEKGRHRPSVYQILQIAAMLNIEYIKLIPVTLKVDKNTTTNEQLKEKVQSELDPNEFDHKDKNAVLDFLSLLNK; translated from the coding sequence ATGGAGCTGCCGAGTATAGAGGATTTCTACAATGAGTTAGGTGAGAAAATTAAGGTTGAAAGATTGCGCCAGCGCATTAGCCAAGAAGAACTTGCTGAATATCTTAATCTTACAAGGTCGTCCATTATTAATTTGGAGAAAGGCAGACACAGGCCATCAGTGTATCAAATTCTTCAAATAGCGGCCATGTTAAATATCGAATACATCAAACTTATCCCTGTAACATTAAAAGTTGATAAAAACACAACTACTAATGAACAGTTGAAAGAAAAAGTACAATCGGAGCTTGACCCTAATGAATTTGATCACAAAGACAAAAATGCTGTGTTAGACTTTCTGTCGTTATTAAACAAGTAA
- a CDS encoding ImmA/IrrE family metallo-endopeptidase — translation MSVNIKLINSRVNAILKSLPELKLPIDVKAIAKSLGLNVMEYDLGDGVSGLLAIQEGVGTIGINPTEAPVRIRYTIAHEIGHFDLHRDKSDLFVDKQMIYRSVSSGDTPEKQQMEQEANVFASALLMPSNLLRKEVEKAKLDLASGDAIEALARKFDVSTTAMAIRISSLGLI, via the coding sequence ATGTCAGTAAACATCAAATTAATAAACAGCCGGGTAAATGCCATACTCAAGTCACTGCCCGAACTCAAACTACCCATTGACGTGAAAGCTATTGCGAAGTCGCTTGGCCTTAACGTCATGGAATATGATCTAGGCGATGGGGTCTCAGGTTTGCTCGCCATACAAGAAGGCGTTGGTACCATTGGTATAAATCCTACCGAAGCACCCGTTCGCATCAGATATACTATCGCTCACGAGATCGGGCACTTTGATCTTCACCGGGACAAAAGTGACCTGTTCGTCGACAAACAGATGATTTACCGAAGTGTTAGTTCTGGTGATACACCTGAAAAGCAGCAGATGGAGCAAGAAGCGAATGTTTTTGCCTCCGCGCTACTTATGCCAAGCAATTTGTTGAGAAAAGAAGTGGAGAAAGCAAAGCTTGACCTGGCCAGTGGCGATGCTATAGAAGCACTGGCAAGAAAATTTGATGTTAGTACCACTGCTATGGCTATCAGGATCTCAAGCCTTGGACTGATTTGA
- a CDS encoding tyrosine-type recombinase/integrase — MKETNHDQSVGSLFRQALEKKMTSDLSRKHKDNLRHLYNHFMLFLGDEGREIPIRDLTTAQIEAFLHRYDSSSTHYMNKRRELSVLFNTAARLIDEKLLTVKRTEPRRIKAKLNLAYEKEQLKPILNFVKANHDNLYLCCLLTYGCFLRPHEEIRLLTKKHFKAGNTEIHLAGDENKGGKVRVVYVPDYVRQELEPVLDGIKRDDNIFSLCKTPFNEAYFSKQWSRQKKGLLNYGLIYPNQTLYSFRHSAAIDVFRRTKDVYLVQKMMGHSSVTVTLKYLRSLGEFNTEEMREAAPVL; from the coding sequence ATGAAAGAAACAAACCATGATCAATCCGTAGGGTCGCTTTTCCGGCAGGCCCTTGAAAAGAAAATGACATCTGACCTGAGCCGAAAGCACAAGGACAACCTTCGACACCTTTACAATCATTTTATGCTTTTCTTAGGTGACGAAGGGCGGGAAATTCCGATCCGGGATTTAACGACCGCGCAGATAGAAGCGTTTCTGCATCGCTACGATTCGTCAAGCACCCACTATATGAACAAGCGCCGGGAACTAAGCGTCCTTTTTAATACTGCCGCCAGGCTGATCGACGAAAAACTGCTGACGGTTAAAAGAACGGAGCCGAGAAGGATAAAGGCCAAACTTAACCTGGCTTATGAAAAAGAGCAGTTGAAGCCGATCCTGAATTTCGTTAAGGCAAACCATGACAATTTATATCTTTGCTGCTTGCTAACCTACGGTTGCTTTCTCCGTCCGCATGAAGAAATACGCCTGCTGACTAAAAAACACTTCAAAGCAGGTAATACAGAAATTCATTTGGCGGGCGATGAAAATAAGGGCGGTAAGGTGCGGGTCGTTTACGTGCCTGATTATGTAAGGCAAGAATTAGAACCGGTATTGGACGGCATAAAGCGGGATGATAATATTTTCAGCCTGTGCAAGACACCCTTTAACGAAGCTTACTTCAGTAAGCAGTGGAGCAGGCAAAAGAAGGGTTTGCTGAATTACGGCCTGATCTATCCCAATCAAACGCTTTACTCTTTCAGGCATTCCGCCGCTATAGATGTATTCCGCAGGACGAAAGATGTTTATCTCGTTCAAAAGATGATGGGGCATTCATCGGTAACGGTTACATTAAAATATCTCAGAAGTTTGGGCGAGTTTAACACCGAGGAAATGCGCGAAGCAGCACCTGTATTATGA
- a CDS encoding DNA/RNA helicase domain-containing protein: MPREKWLIDPSELDEFQRKIRGLSINESYVIKGCPGSGKTLLALYRALDIYIESLAEDEDDPASFTLVVYTKALKGFLRSGIIELKIPIHQIIHFDKWDGADVDYIIVDEAQDFTQSEIDELSNASMKSIMLYGDSEQQLYKEKKNKETEVYESTLTIEQIADHLKLDHFELLKNYRLPNTIAALAEHISADKTLEAKCVKTGMDKPRLKKFVDWKKELDYIMNEIKTRNYTDVAILVPFTHRGKAPKNNYHRNIPDVNGYFDEKGFAHEYKVSSYGENGLEIDFESNLPKLLTYHASKGLQFETVFIPFCDYPGHDDWFIERYQAALFVGLTRSYRNLYITHSDGITPFFDGLSPSKYQ, encoded by the coding sequence ATGCCACGAGAAAAATGGTTGATCGACCCCAGTGAATTAGATGAATTCCAACGAAAGATCCGTGGATTGAGTATTAATGAAAGCTATGTGATTAAGGGTTGTCCAGGAAGTGGAAAAACACTGCTGGCGTTATACCGGGCATTGGACATCTATATTGAGTCGCTTGCAGAGGACGAGGACGATCCTGCAAGCTTCACCCTGGTGGTTTATACCAAGGCGTTGAAAGGATTTTTGCGGTCTGGGATCATTGAACTTAAAATACCGATACACCAGATAATACACTTTGATAAATGGGATGGCGCAGATGTCGATTACATCATCGTAGATGAGGCGCAGGATTTTACACAAAGCGAAATCGATGAGCTATCTAATGCCAGTATGAAATCCATCATGCTTTACGGAGATAGTGAGCAGCAGCTTTACAAAGAGAAAAAGAATAAGGAAACAGAAGTTTACGAAAGTACGCTTACCATAGAGCAAATCGCTGACCATCTTAAATTAGATCATTTCGAGTTACTGAAAAACTATCGTCTACCTAATACAATTGCCGCGCTCGCTGAACATATATCAGCAGACAAAACCCTAGAAGCGAAATGTGTCAAAACCGGCATGGATAAACCGAGGTTGAAGAAATTTGTCGACTGGAAAAAAGAACTTGATTACATTATGAATGAGATCAAGACACGCAACTATACGGATGTAGCGATCCTTGTTCCGTTTACGCATCGGGGTAAGGCGCCCAAAAATAATTATCACCGAAACATACCAGATGTAAACGGGTATTTCGATGAAAAAGGCTTTGCGCATGAATATAAAGTGAGTTCTTATGGCGAAAATGGATTAGAGATCGATTTTGAGTCCAACCTCCCTAAATTGTTGACCTACCACGCCTCTAAGGGCCTACAGTTCGAAACGGTGTTTATCCCGTTCTGTGATTATCCGGGACATGATGATTGGTTCATCGAACGCTACCAAGCCGCTTTGTTCGTCGGGTTGACACGCAGTTACAGGAATTTATATATCACCCATTCAGACGGAATAACACCGTTCTTCGACGGGTTATCACCATCAAAATATCAGTAA
- a CDS encoding multiubiquitin domain-containing protein → MKKNKEALVFYIDNKRFETFEQFMTGAALKKLAGIPLHIKMYLAVQEGYEPDLIKNDEQVDLARTDVEHFYVEDKLKFTINGEPFFSYEQYISAEKIRELGKVPGTDELFLKVPEPYEDELIVDGRQVDLALPGKEHFISKPFSVVILVNTRRKPWAKRTVTFEEVVILAFGSYDPNPQKVYTVNYSGGPEPKPEGSMVKGSVVLVKDKMNFDVSATNQS, encoded by the coding sequence ATGAAAAAAAATAAAGAAGCCTTGGTGTTCTATATAGACAACAAGCGATTTGAAACTTTTGAACAATTTATGACCGGTGCCGCTTTGAAAAAGCTGGCAGGGATTCCGTTACACATTAAAATGTACCTCGCTGTACAAGAGGGATATGAGCCCGACCTAATCAAGAATGACGAACAGGTCGACCTGGCGCGCACAGATGTTGAGCACTTTTACGTTGAAGATAAACTAAAATTCACTATTAACGGTGAGCCGTTCTTCTCATATGAGCAGTACATCTCTGCAGAGAAAATCAGAGAGCTTGGTAAGGTACCGGGAACCGATGAATTGTTTTTAAAAGTGCCCGAACCTTATGAGGACGAGTTGATTGTTGATGGCAGACAGGTCGACCTTGCGCTGCCGGGCAAAGAGCATTTCATCTCCAAACCGTTCAGTGTCGTTATTTTAGTTAATACACGCCGCAAGCCATGGGCGAAAAGAACAGTCACTTTTGAAGAAGTGGTTATTTTAGCCTTTGGTAGTTATGACCCGAATCCGCAGAAGGTTTATACCGTAAACTATAGCGGCGGGCCAGAACCAAAACCCGAAGGCTCTATGGTGAAGGGATCAGTTGTACTCGTTAAAGATAAGATGAATTTCGATGTCTCTGCAACTAATCAATCATAG
- a CDS encoding HEPN domain-containing protein, whose product MHSIADCFSDGFKHAEYWNRWYQQGKEFYNTADWCLKQKSTNAALFLLHQSAECLLVAIIRVVLGYEINNHNLSRLLAITEMFTTDFTGVFNLEDAKDEELFQVLKNAYIDVRYRDNYAANNAKAAAVKTKVYQLIELTKRIYNKFLLTADL is encoded by the coding sequence GTGCATAGCATTGCCGATTGCTTTTCTGACGGCTTTAAACACGCAGAATACTGGAATCGCTGGTATCAGCAAGGTAAAGAGTTTTACAATACCGCTGATTGGTGCCTTAAACAAAAATCAACTAATGCAGCGCTGTTTCTGCTGCACCAATCAGCAGAATGTTTATTGGTCGCTATCATCCGGGTTGTGCTTGGCTACGAGATCAATAATCATAACCTATCACGACTGCTCGCTATCACGGAGATGTTCACTACGGATTTTACTGGCGTATTTAATCTTGAAGATGCGAAGGACGAGGAGCTGTTTCAGGTGTTAAAGAATGCTTATATCGATGTGCGGTATAGGGACAACTATGCCGCCAACAATGCGAAGGCAGCAGCGGTAAAAACGAAAGTATATCAGCTTATTGAACTGACTAAGCGCATTTATAATAAATTCCTGTTGACAGCCGATCTGTAG
- a CDS encoding plasmid mobilization protein has product MARPTVHKDEKRIFRITIRLTAIERLQVQQAAKAAGLSNYLYVREKLLKGRAPEPKLARIDIDTYVELKKIGTNINQLARQTNSGRFPFGISSALRDLSEQLQLIIKILLN; this is encoded by the coding sequence ATGGCAAGGCCGACAGTACATAAAGACGAGAAGCGAATATTCAGGATAACAATCCGGTTAACTGCCATTGAGCGCTTACAAGTACAGCAAGCCGCAAAAGCGGCAGGTCTGTCCAACTACTTGTATGTGCGGGAGAAACTACTCAAAGGGCGCGCACCTGAGCCCAAGTTGGCTCGTATCGACATCGACACATACGTCGAACTGAAAAAGATCGGCACCAATATCAATCAGCTTGCCAGGCAGACCAATTCCGGCCGGTTTCCTTTCGGTATAAGTTCAGCTTTGCGTGACTTATCCGAACAACTACAGCTCATCATTAAAATATTGCTCAATTGA
- a CDS encoding ThiF family adenylyltransferase has translation MSLQLINHSPDLKRLRDEGYEVEVHGGYLIIHHVPYLNNKLEIKYGTLVSQLTLANPTTTAPNPPHIIYFMGENPCNQDGSEITAIKNSNPIMLIREGVTTNHLFSNKPANGYPDYYEKLTTYIRVISGPAQAIDDQVTAKTFKVVPVVAEGSVFQYVDTNSSRAEILQINARLEGQKVAIIGLGGTGAYILDMLAKTPVGEIHIYDGDVLLQHNAFRSPGAASIEQLDQQLNKVEYYAEIYSRMHKHIIKHCYYVDARNVDELNNMTHVFIAIDKSRPRKLITEHLVGMNVNFIDVGLGVNIVDERLIGTLRVTTATPEKHDHLSGKLPGTDDDDNEYATNIQIAELNAMNAMLAVIKWKKLSGIYADVGGEHHSSYLVTTSKIINDDATS, from the coding sequence ATGTCTCTGCAACTAATCAATCATAGCCCCGATCTCAAACGTCTTAGAGACGAAGGCTATGAAGTAGAAGTACATGGTGGATATTTAATTATCCACCATGTACCCTATTTGAACAACAAGTTGGAGATTAAATACGGCACCTTGGTAAGTCAGCTAACACTTGCAAATCCCACCACTACGGCACCCAATCCCCCGCATATCATTTATTTTATGGGGGAAAATCCGTGCAACCAGGATGGAAGTGAAATTACGGCGATAAAAAATAGCAACCCTATAATGTTGATCCGGGAAGGTGTAACCACTAATCATCTCTTCTCAAACAAACCGGCTAACGGCTACCCCGACTATTATGAAAAGTTGACTACATATATAAGGGTAATATCCGGGCCAGCACAAGCGATTGATGACCAAGTAACTGCTAAAACATTTAAAGTAGTACCTGTTGTTGCTGAAGGTTCCGTTTTTCAATATGTTGATACAAACTCGAGCAGAGCCGAGATCTTGCAAATCAACGCCAGATTAGAGGGGCAAAAAGTAGCTATCATTGGCCTGGGCGGTACCGGTGCTTATATTTTAGATATGTTGGCCAAAACTCCAGTGGGCGAGATACACATTTACGATGGCGATGTTCTTTTGCAGCATAATGCGTTCAGATCCCCGGGAGCCGCCTCTATTGAGCAACTTGATCAGCAATTGAACAAAGTGGAATATTACGCTGAAATATACTCACGCATGCACAAGCACATCATAAAACATTGCTACTATGTAGACGCTAGAAATGTTGATGAACTCAATAATATGACACATGTATTCATTGCTATTGATAAGAGCAGGCCACGTAAGTTGATCACAGAACACCTTGTTGGAATGAATGTCAACTTTATTGATGTTGGCCTGGGTGTAAATATTGTTGATGAACGTTTGATAGGTACGCTAAGGGTTACCACAGCAACTCCAGAAAAGCATGATCACTTGTCAGGTAAACTACCTGGCACTGATGATGATGATAACGAGTATGCGACCAATATCCAGATCGCCGAGCTTAATGCGATGAACGCCATGTTAGCGGTGATCAAGTGGAAAAAACTTAGCGGCATCTATGCAGATGTCGGCGGAGAACATCATTCATCGTACCTGGTAACAACTTCAAAAATAATCAATGATGACGCTACATCATAA
- a CDS encoding DUF6527 family protein, with amino-acid sequence MMTLHHKFVEHVPDVMEPNILYVSIPYCTAMHLCVCGCGNEVVTPISPVDWQLKFNGKTISLSPSIGNWNFECRSHYWIIDNKVKYSGNWSDEKVASGRADERRRKDKYFGEVSAKTKGGITMKSKKKKKSRFQRFKSFFSFFNF; translated from the coding sequence ATGATGACGCTACATCATAAATTCGTCGAGCACGTCCCTGATGTTATGGAACCGAACATACTGTATGTTTCGATCCCTTATTGCACAGCCATGCACTTGTGTGTATGTGGCTGTGGCAATGAGGTTGTAACACCCATCTCGCCTGTAGATTGGCAGCTGAAGTTTAATGGCAAGACAATCTCTTTGAGCCCTTCTATTGGGAACTGGAACTTTGAATGCCGGTCCCATTACTGGATCATAGATAACAAGGTCAAATATTCTGGAAACTGGAGCGACGAAAAAGTGGCAAGTGGAAGAGCAGACGAGCGCAGGCGCAAAGACAAATATTTCGGCGAGGTTTCGGCGAAAACAAAAGGGGGTATTACTATGAAGAGCAAGAAGAAGAAAAAGTCGCGTTTTCAACGCTTCAAATCATTCTTCAGCTTTTTTAATTTTTGA